The following coding sequences are from one Prochlorococcus sp. MIT 1314 window:
- a CDS encoding DUF502 domain-containing protein — protein sequence MVESNQNQDSNLGSRLQQDLKNDLIAGLLVVIPLATTIWLSSLVSKFVLTLVTSVPKQLNPFITLNPLLQDLINLTLGLTVPLLAILLIGLMARNFVGRWLLEFGEGTLSKIPVAGAVYKTLKQLLETFLSNKSNRFRRVVLVEYPREGLYSVGFVTGNVGPSLQPDLEQKLLSVFIPTAPNPTTGWYTLVPESSVKDLNISVEDAFRTIISAGIVNPDEKNNNTNPTFSKLFSQLRSSTNTSS from the coding sequence TTGGTTGAATCTAATCAAAATCAAGATTCGAACCTAGGCTCTAGGCTCCAACAGGATCTGAAAAATGATCTTATAGCTGGGTTATTGGTTGTAATACCTTTAGCAACTACAATTTGGCTCTCATCATTAGTTAGTAAATTTGTTTTAACATTAGTTACTTCTGTTCCTAAGCAATTAAATCCTTTTATTACTTTAAATCCTTTATTGCAAGATTTAATTAATCTTACTTTGGGTTTAACTGTTCCTTTATTAGCTATTTTGCTTATAGGTTTGATGGCTAGAAATTTTGTGGGAAGATGGTTACTAGAGTTTGGAGAAGGTACGTTATCAAAAATACCTGTAGCTGGAGCGGTTTATAAAACTCTTAAACAATTGCTAGAAACTTTTTTAAGTAATAAATCGAATCGATTTAGAAGAGTAGTATTAGTTGAATACCCACGTGAGGGTCTATATAGCGTAGGCTTTGTAACTGGAAATGTTGGTCCTTCTTTACAGCCAGATTTGGAACAAAAGTTATTAAGTGTTTTTATACCAACAGCACCAAACCCAACTACTGGTTGGTATACCTTGGTTCCTGAGTCCTCTGTTAAGGATTTGAACATTTCTGTTGAAGATGCTTTTAGAACAATAATTTCGGCTGGGATAGTTAATCCAGATGAAAAAAATAATAATACAAATCCAACATTCTCAAAATTATTTTCTCAATTACGTTCCTCCACTAATACTTCTTCTTAA
- the purL gene encoding phosphoribosylformylglycinamidine synthase subunit PurL — translation MINPENNDLYDLNEALKVENLTINDYEEICKRLKRKPNRTELGMFGVMWSEHCCYRNSKPLLSKFPTKGKNVLVGPGENAGVIDVGNSQKLVFKIESHNHPSAIEPFQGAATGVGGILRDIFTMGARPIAVLNSLRFGNLDKSSNVDLLRGVVSGIAHYGNCVGVPTVGGEIDFDDSYAGNPLVNVMALGLLETNEIVCSGAKNVGSPVLYVGNTTGKDGVGGASFASSELTSNSLDDRPAVQVGDPFIEKSLIEACLDAFQTGDVIAAQDMGAAGLTCSSAEMAANGNLGIYIDLDLVPSREDDMSAYQYLLSESQERMLFVVKEEKINKLIDKFKKWGLYAKVIGEVIENKEIIISHKNKIVAQIPTSALSDDTPVNVRNVSNNPPEYLLRKWEWKEKNLPVIDEDKIFSLMENKSFSYSQIILKLLSNPSIASKRWIYKQYDSQVQSNTVFKPGESDAAVIRLREQNQKQKNKVFSGVAASVDCNSRWVYLDPFRGSIAAVAESARNVSCVGAEPLAITNNLNFSSPENEIGYWQLSSSCNGISEACKALETPVTGGNVSLYNESKNNDNKVTPIYPTPVIGMVGKIDNIEKAISSKWKNINDQIWLIGSYKSETTIAASSYLEYFHGKITGRPPKIDLQDEKFCQSFLRNAILKSFVVSSHDISDGGLAIALAECCVLSSKGATIELKKDINRDDNLLFAEGGSRIIFSIDKIKEQEWLNYLNKIQINSHSSVYLKKIGYVSGEKLKIKIQDKNICNIRVEELTEKFNNSISGNF, via the coding sequence ATGATAAATCCAGAAAATAATGATCTATATGATCTTAATGAAGCATTAAAAGTTGAAAATTTAACAATTAATGATTACGAAGAAATTTGTAAAAGATTAAAGAGAAAACCAAATAGGACAGAATTAGGAATGTTTGGTGTTATGTGGTCTGAACATTGTTGTTATAGAAATTCAAAACCTTTGTTATCCAAGTTTCCTACTAAAGGAAAAAATGTTTTGGTTGGCCCTGGAGAAAACGCTGGTGTCATTGATGTTGGGAATAGTCAAAAACTTGTTTTTAAAATAGAAAGTCATAATCATCCTTCTGCTATTGAACCTTTTCAAGGAGCGGCAACAGGGGTAGGAGGAATTTTAAGAGATATTTTTACAATGGGAGCAAGGCCAATTGCAGTATTAAATTCATTGAGGTTTGGAAATCTTGATAAATCATCAAATGTTGATTTGCTTAGGGGAGTTGTATCTGGTATTGCACATTATGGTAATTGTGTCGGGGTTCCAACTGTTGGGGGTGAAATTGATTTCGATGATAGTTATGCTGGTAATCCTTTAGTCAATGTTATGGCTTTAGGGCTTTTAGAGACTAATGAAATCGTTTGCTCTGGAGCTAAAAATGTAGGATCACCTGTACTATATGTTGGTAATACTACAGGTAAAGATGGCGTTGGCGGGGCTAGTTTTGCAAGTTCAGAATTAACTTCTAACTCCTTAGATGATAGACCTGCAGTGCAAGTAGGCGATCCATTTATTGAAAAAAGTCTTATAGAAGCTTGTTTAGATGCTTTTCAGACAGGAGATGTAATTGCAGCTCAAGATATGGGTGCAGCAGGATTAACTTGCAGTAGCGCAGAAATGGCTGCAAACGGAAATTTAGGGATATATATTGATTTGGATTTGGTTCCTTCTAGAGAAGATGATATGTCTGCATACCAATATTTATTATCTGAATCTCAAGAAAGAATGTTGTTTGTAGTTAAGGAAGAAAAGATTAATAAGCTTATTGATAAATTTAAAAAATGGGGGTTATATGCCAAAGTGATTGGGGAAGTAATAGAGAATAAAGAGATTATTATTTCTCATAAAAATAAAATTGTTGCTCAAATTCCGACTTCTGCTTTATCTGACGATACTCCTGTTAATGTTCGCAATGTAAGTAATAATCCACCTGAATATTTGTTACGTAAATGGGAATGGAAAGAAAAGAATTTACCAGTAATTGATGAGGATAAAATATTTTCACTTATGGAAAATAAGAGTTTTTCTTATTCTCAAATCATTCTAAAACTTTTGTCTAATCCCTCTATAGCTTCTAAAAGATGGATCTATAAACAATATGATTCTCAAGTGCAATCAAATACAGTTTTTAAACCTGGAGAATCAGATGCAGCTGTAATAAGATTACGAGAACAAAATCAAAAACAAAAAAATAAAGTTTTTTCTGGTGTTGCTGCTTCAGTTGACTGTAATAGTAGATGGGTTTATCTTGATCCATTTAGAGGATCTATTGCTGCAGTAGCAGAATCAGCAAGAAATGTTAGTTGTGTTGGGGCTGAACCATTAGCAATTACAAATAACTTGAACTTTTCTTCTCCAGAGAATGAAATAGGATATTGGCAACTTTCATCTTCATGTAATGGAATTTCTGAAGCCTGTAAAGCCTTAGAAACTCCTGTTACAGGAGGCAATGTATCTTTATATAATGAATCGAAAAATAATGATAATAAAGTTACTCCTATTTATCCTACTCCAGTGATTGGAATGGTTGGGAAGATAGATAATATTGAAAAAGCTATAAGCAGTAAATGGAAAAATATTAATGACCAAATATGGTTAATTGGATCTTATAAGTCAGAAACGACAATTGCAGCTAGTTCATATTTGGAATATTTTCATGGAAAAATTACAGGGCGTCCTCCAAAAATCGATTTGCAGGATGAAAAGTTTTGCCAGAGTTTTTTAAGAAATGCGATTTTAAAAAGTTTTGTAGTTTCTTCTCACGATATTAGCGATGGTGGTTTAGCTATAGCTTTAGCAGAGTGTTGTGTTTTGTCCTCAAAAGGTGCAACTATAGAATTGAAGAAAGATATTAATAGAGATGATAATTTATTGTTTGCAGAAGGAGGTTCTAGAATTATTTTTTCAATAGACAAAATTAAAGAACAAGAATGGCTTAATTACTTAAACAAAATTCAAATAAATTCTCACTCAAGCGTATATTTAAAAAAAATAGGATATGTTTCTGGTGAAAAGCTTAAGATAAAAATTCAAGATAAAAATATCTGCAATATTAGGGTTGAGGAATTAACCGAAAAATTTAATAATAGTATTTCAGGTAACTTTTAA
- the queG gene encoding tRNA epoxyqueuosine(34) reductase QueG: MIDTIQKKEEISKKLKERAIFEGFTLAGIASIPGSSRIKLRTDALERWLSNNYHAEMKWMEAERRKNIGSLLEDAKSVLSVGFAYINSHSNNNLLKVGKFSQGEDYHKVIYKKLKKIGEWINLEIPDCKWKICVDTSPLLEKAWAEESGLGWIGKNSNLINKKNGSWFTLGFMILTKDLIADKPHKALCGKCDLCIENCPTKAIIEPFVIQSNLCIAYHTIESREKTIPKKIEENLNGWVAGCDICQDVCPWNKSVPYNNTFETTPKEWIKNLNIDSLNWDNRTWEENLKGTTLKRIKPWMWKRNIKANLKNKNMKI, encoded by the coding sequence ATGATAGATACCATTCAAAAAAAAGAAGAAATAAGTAAAAAATTAAAAGAAAGAGCAATTTTTGAAGGTTTTACATTAGCCGGAATTGCTTCAATACCAGGCAGTTCGCGAATAAAATTAAGAACAGATGCTTTAGAAAGATGGTTATCAAATAACTACCATGCTGAAATGAAATGGATGGAAGCAGAAAGAAGAAAAAACATAGGCTCACTTCTTGAAGATGCAAAAAGTGTTCTAAGCGTAGGATTTGCTTACATTAATTCACACAGTAATAATAATCTCCTCAAAGTTGGAAAATTTAGTCAAGGAGAAGACTATCATAAAGTAATTTACAAAAAATTAAAAAAAATTGGTGAGTGGATCAACCTAGAAATTCCAGACTGCAAATGGAAAATATGTGTTGATACTTCTCCACTTCTTGAAAAAGCATGGGCTGAAGAATCAGGTCTTGGTTGGATAGGTAAAAATAGTAATTTAATAAACAAAAAAAATGGTTCTTGGTTTACTTTAGGTTTTATGATCCTTACAAAAGATTTAATAGCAGATAAACCTCATAAAGCACTTTGCGGAAAATGTGATCTTTGTATTGAAAATTGTCCCACAAAAGCAATAATTGAACCCTTTGTAATACAATCAAACCTATGCATTGCCTATCACACAATAGAAAGTAGAGAAAAAACTATCCCAAAAAAAATAGAAGAAAATTTAAATGGATGGGTTGCAGGATGTGATATTTGTCAAGATGTATGCCCTTGGAATAAGTCGGTGCCATACAACAATACTTTTGAAACAACTCCTAAAGAATGGATTAAAAATCTTAATATTGATTCGTTAAATTGGGATAATAGAACTTGGGAAGAAAATCTTAAAGGAACTACATTAAAAAGAATTAAACCATGGATGTGGAAAAGAAACATAAAGGCAAATTTAAAAAATAAAAATATGAAAATATGA
- a CDS encoding tetratricopeptide repeat protein, translating into MKKVLIKILCVSLISYSFFKIDKVKSIVPYYYFPTIKNLQKESLSIGKSAYQLLFFGQYKDSLNLAKLAVKINAKDEKIWLILSEAQVANKLYKDALNSLNKAQKINSNISEIYFAKSNIYLQISQQINAKNALEKGLSIEPNNHKAIFQLGNIFLMEKNYLEAIKLFDKSVKIKPDFWQAINNQGLAYFEKNNIDLAKIFFEKAIAIEDNAEPLLGLASCLKINNIQLAIKLAKKALDKDPKYVNYDFRKEQLWGDKLQTSTEILLQNEQLKKDVILAKSKINASS; encoded by the coding sequence ATGAAAAAAGTTTTAATAAAGATACTTTGCGTTTCTTTGATAAGTTATTCCTTTTTTAAAATAGACAAAGTTAAATCAATTGTTCCATATTACTATTTTCCGACAATAAAAAATTTACAAAAAGAAAGCTTATCTATTGGCAAAAGTGCATATCAACTTCTTTTTTTTGGACAATATAAAGACAGTCTTAACTTAGCAAAATTAGCTGTAAAGATAAATGCAAAAGATGAAAAAATATGGTTAATTTTATCTGAAGCACAGGTAGCTAATAAGCTATACAAAGACGCATTAAATTCTCTAAATAAAGCACAAAAAATTAATTCAAATATTAGCGAAATTTACTTTGCTAAAAGTAATATTTACTTACAAATTTCACAACAAATAAATGCAAAAAATGCACTAGAAAAAGGATTAAGTATTGAACCAAATAACCATAAAGCTATTTTTCAATTAGGGAATATTTTTTTAATGGAAAAAAATTACTTAGAAGCTATCAAGTTGTTTGATAAATCTGTAAAAATAAAACCTGATTTCTGGCAAGCAATCAATAATCAAGGTTTAGCTTATTTTGAGAAAAACAACATAGATCTAGCAAAAATTTTTTTTGAAAAGGCAATAGCAATTGAAGACAATGCTGAACCATTATTAGGACTTGCCTCATGTTTAAAAATTAACAATATTCAATTGGCGATTAAACTAGCAAAAAAAGCTTTAGATAAAGATCCTAAATATGTTAATTATGATTTTAGAAAAGAACAATTATGGGGAGATAAATTGCAAACCTCAACTGAAATCCTTTTACAAAATGAACAACTTAAAAAAGACGTAATACTTGCAAAATCTAAAATAAATGCATCTTCTTAA
- the nusB gene encoding transcription antitermination factor NusB: protein MHNNRFLSRELSLISLGLIKDKGDFKLNKVQIDEIYESALDSLINHCRDELDNCELDLENASQKILDSELQEGVDSSFSNVREELKKSLKKIESVMNTLSVTLDFPKLIVSSGQIDIRDDVNQRISFIINNLTIIDSDINQAMDGWRLKRLPRIDRDILRLAYVDINFMNTPIAVACDQAVNLANKYSDTQGRKFINGVLRRLQTVRLK from the coding sequence ATGCATAATAATAGATTCCTTTCTAGAGAATTATCTTTAATTTCTTTAGGACTGATAAAAGATAAAGGTGATTTTAAATTAAATAAAGTTCAGATAGATGAGATTTATGAATCTGCTTTGGATTCTCTAATAAACCATTGCAGAGATGAATTAGACAATTGCGAATTAGATCTAGAAAATGCATCACAAAAAATATTAGATAGTGAATTGCAAGAAGGTGTTGATTCTTCTTTCTCAAATGTTAGAGAAGAGTTAAAAAAATCTTTAAAAAAAATTGAAAGCGTAATGAATACACTCTCAGTAACTTTAGACTTTCCAAAATTAATAGTTTCTAGTGGACAAATTGATATTAGAGATGATGTGAATCAGAGGATTAGTTTTATTATTAATAACCTTACAATTATTGATTCTGATATTAATCAAGCGATGGATGGTTGGAGATTAAAAAGATTACCAAGAATTGATCGAGATATTTTGCGTTTAGCTTATGTGGATATTAATTTTATGAATACACCTATTGCAGTTGCTTGTGATCAGGCAGTGAATTTAGCTAATAAATATAGTGATACGCAAGGAAGAAAATTTATTAATGGAGTTTTAAGGAGGTTACAAACCGTAAGATTGAAATGA
- the purF gene encoding amidophosphoribosyltransferase, translating into MCGIVGIVSSDDVNQQIYDSLLLLQHRGQDSTGIATMENTIFHIHKAKGQVNTAYRTRDMRNLIGKIGLGHVRYATKGSAESVEEAQPFYVNAPYGIVLIHNGNLTNTRDLEKQLFNIDKRHTNSSSDTEMLLNVFATELQEQIHNQELEPDIIFDAVKSLHKRIQGSYASIALISGHGLLAFRDPFGIRPLVIGKRFSLTTNKEEWMVASESLVLENNDYQVVRDVDPGEAIFINLNGELFSKQCSENPKLCPCAFEYVYLARPDSIMNGISVYKARLKMGDYLSETIKETINSGDVDVVMPIPDSSRPAAMQVARQLGIEYREGFFKNRYVGRTFIMPGQQKRKKSVRQKLNAMSAEFKNKNVLIVDDSIVRGTTSKEIVQMAKDAGANKVFFTSAAPPVRFPHVYGINMPNRVELIAHDRTISEIASQLEIDNLVYQSVENLRKSILSDSAIEDLEMSCFTGSYVTGTVNQEYLNWVENEYKS; encoded by the coding sequence ATGTGCGGAATAGTTGGAATCGTGTCTTCAGATGATGTAAATCAACAAATTTACGATAGTCTTTTGCTTCTACAGCATAGAGGTCAAGACTCAACAGGTATAGCTACAATGGAAAATACTATTTTCCATATACATAAGGCTAAAGGTCAGGTTAATACTGCTTATAGAACTAGAGATATGAGGAATTTAATTGGCAAAATTGGTTTAGGTCATGTTAGGTATGCAACAAAGGGGTCAGCTGAAAGTGTAGAGGAAGCACAGCCTTTTTATGTTAACGCTCCTTATGGAATTGTTTTGATACATAATGGCAACTTGACAAATACTAGAGATTTAGAAAAACAATTATTTAATATTGATAAACGGCATACAAATTCTTCAAGTGATACTGAAATGCTATTAAATGTATTTGCAACAGAATTGCAAGAACAAATTCATAATCAAGAATTAGAACCTGATATTATTTTTGATGCTGTTAAATCTTTACATAAAAGAATTCAGGGATCATATGCTTCTATTGCATTAATTTCAGGACATGGTTTGTTAGCTTTCAGAGATCCCTTTGGTATTAGACCTTTAGTTATAGGAAAGAGGTTTTCATTAACTACAAATAAAGAAGAGTGGATGGTTGCTAGCGAATCTCTAGTTCTTGAGAATAACGATTATCAAGTAGTTAGAGATGTAGATCCTGGAGAAGCTATTTTTATAAATCTTAATGGTGAGCTTTTTTCTAAGCAATGTTCTGAAAACCCAAAGTTATGTCCCTGTGCTTTTGAATATGTTTATTTAGCGAGGCCAGATTCAATCATGAATGGAATTTCCGTTTATAAAGCTCGTTTAAAAATGGGAGATTATTTGTCTGAAACAATAAAAGAAACAATTAATTCTGGAGATGTTGATGTTGTAATGCCTATTCCTGATTCTTCTCGACCTGCGGCTATGCAAGTTGCAAGACAGTTAGGGATAGAATATAGAGAAGGTTTTTTTAAAAATAGATATGTTGGTAGAACATTCATAATGCCTGGCCAGCAGAAACGTAAGAAATCTGTGAGACAAAAATTAAATGCAATGAGTGCAGAGTTTAAAAATAAAAATGTATTAATTGTAGATGACTCAATAGTAAGAGGTACTACATCAAAAGAAATTGTTCAGATGGCTAAAGATGCAGGAGCAAATAAAGTTTTTTTTACATCAGCGGCACCCCCTGTTCGCTTTCCCCATGTTTATGGAATTAATATGCCTAACAGAGTTGAATTAATAGCCCATGATAGAACAATAAGTGAAATTGCTAGTCAACTTGAAATTGATAACCTCGTTTATCAAAGTGTTGAAAATTTACGAAAATCTATATTAAGTGACTCAGCTATTGAAGATTTGGAGATGAGTTGCTTTACTGGTTCTTATGTAACAGGAACAGTAAATCAAGAGTACTTAAATTGGGTAGAAAATGAATATAAATCTTAG
- the ftsY gene encoding signal recognition particle-docking protein FtsY, with protein MTNTDSDNSREWAEQAYALLKKRQEDQKQELQKQEDQKQELQKQEDQKQELQKQEDQKQELQKQEDQKQGFVNSVNTENLPRQSKIDDQTELGEFDENFTWSAMVLAAQGKKINQISIDEIDWLTKLRRGLEETRKGFVTELLDKLGDDPLTPESLDDLETLLIRADVGIDSTDKVISSLRKKLNEEVVGGEAGIKFLKKELKLIIDKPIKNSGIDLLVPQKGKLNVWLLVGVNGVGKTTTLGKLAYLSSRSNYKTLIAAADTFRAAAVEQLKVWGERSNVDVISNQSKNADPAAVVFDAINSAIKRNVDLLLVDTAGRLQTKNNLMDELAKIKKIIDKKVPDAIIESLLVLDASQGQNGLKQAKSFAKSANLSGAIITKLDGTSRGGVSLAVSEEVNLPIRFIGAGEGIKDLRPFNSYEFVEAMLADK; from the coding sequence ATGACAAATACTGATTCTGATAATTCTCGAGAGTGGGCTGAACAAGCTTATGCACTTCTCAAGAAAAGGCAAGAAGACCAAAAACAAGAATTACAGAAGCAAGAAGACCAAAAACAAGAATTACAGAAGCAAGAAGACCAAAAACAAGAATTACAGAAGCAAGAAGACCAAAAACAAGAATTACAGAAGCAAGAAGACCAAAAACAAGGTTTTGTAAATAGTGTCAATACAGAAAATCTTCCTAGACAGTCTAAAATTGATGATCAAACTGAATTAGGAGAATTTGACGAAAACTTTACTTGGTCTGCAATGGTATTAGCAGCTCAAGGAAAAAAAATAAATCAAATATCAATAGATGAAATTGATTGGTTAACTAAATTAAGAAGAGGATTAGAAGAAACACGAAAAGGATTTGTTACTGAATTATTGGATAAATTGGGAGATGATCCTCTTACCCCAGAATCTCTCGACGATTTAGAGACCCTATTAATAAGAGCTGATGTCGGAATTGATTCAACTGATAAAGTTATAAGTTCTCTCAGAAAAAAATTAAACGAAGAAGTTGTTGGTGGAGAAGCAGGAATAAAATTCTTAAAGAAGGAATTAAAATTAATTATCGATAAACCAATAAAAAATTCAGGTATTGATCTTTTGGTGCCTCAAAAGGGTAAGTTAAATGTCTGGTTATTAGTAGGAGTAAATGGCGTTGGTAAAACCACTACATTAGGAAAGTTAGCATATTTGTCATCAAGGAGTAATTATAAAACCTTAATAGCTGCTGCTGATACTTTTAGAGCTGCGGCAGTAGAACAACTAAAAGTATGGGGAGAGAGGAGTAATGTTGATGTTATATCTAATCAATCAAAAAATGCTGATCCAGCTGCTGTAGTTTTTGATGCTATTAATTCTGCTATAAAAAGAAATGTTGACTTATTACTTGTTGATACAGCAGGTAGATTGCAAACAAAAAATAATTTGATGGATGAATTAGCAAAAATAAAAAAAATTATCGATAAAAAGGTTCCAGATGCAATTATTGAATCATTACTAGTTTTAGATGCAAGTCAAGGTCAAAATGGATTAAAGCAAGCAAAAAGTTTTGCCAAATCAGCCAATTTAAGTGGAGCAATCATTACTAAATTAGATGGTACTTCAAGAGGAGGTGTCTCTTTAGCTGTCTCTGAGGAAGTAAATTTGCCTATAAGATTTATTGGAGCTGGAGAAGGCATAAAAGATTTGAGACCTTTTAATAGTTATGAATTTGTGGAGGCTATGCTTGCAGATAAATAA
- a CDS encoding DNA topoisomerase (ATP-hydrolyzing): MDKKKFTSISLQEEMKRSYLEYAMSVIVGRALPDARDGLKPVQRRILFAMYELGLTPDRPFRKCARVVGDVLGKYHPHGDQAVYDALVRLVQNFSTKYPTLDGHGNFGSVDNDPPAAMRYTETRLAPIAHEGFLEEIGSATVNFSNNFDGSQKEPDVLPAQLPFLLLNGSSGIAVGMATNIPPHNIGEIVDGLIALVENKDVSDKKLSNIIKGPDFPTGGELICNQSIEELYKTGKGSISIRGVINKEEINLGKGKHKKNALIITELPYQISKAGWIEKLAELINSHKINGISDIRDESDRDGMRIVIELKKDSNAEIVISNLYKKTTLQTNFGAIFLALIKGKPVQLNLKQYLNYFLEFREETIRKRTNYFLKNTLEKLEILEGLSKATKDIKKIIDIIEDSENSAEAKSKLIDNFFLTEKQANSVLDMPLKKLTNLERNQIEDDIKKLLEKKNYYQTLLNKRKLLLELLIEELLKLKKKYNVKRKTKLLKNINQNEELETLNNQILEEYINKKTKLYIDNRLYLRKMNLLNYKKSFEDGNKIIENKNIQKFICNIDKNIKIIGITYSGKVFKIDWESNINNDYKLDNKILGNINSNEIINFHLIKKGIKNYICILNSDGRFKKVLFDEDMIKSNRSFAITKLKNNIKTIDSFISNEEKNLMILTSIGRIFKFNLSNQFLTPTTKQSQGLMLAKLLPTEKIVSCCPFQNGENIYLVSMQGTIFCINSNEIYYANEYSLGYLNEKIQLKNDYFLKILPSNHYLDIETNKNKSARLDFNKLNFKSNRTNFLIDFLRLDKDEHLENCFRLEHFID, translated from the coding sequence ATGGATAAGAAAAAATTCACTTCTATCTCACTCCAAGAAGAAATGAAACGTTCTTATCTGGAGTATGCAATGAGTGTAATAGTTGGACGTGCTCTTCCTGATGCAAGAGATGGCCTTAAACCTGTACAGAGAAGAATACTATTTGCTATGTACGAATTAGGTTTAACACCAGATAGACCATTTAGAAAGTGTGCGAGAGTTGTCGGAGATGTACTTGGAAAGTACCATCCTCATGGAGATCAAGCAGTATATGATGCCTTAGTAAGGCTCGTACAGAATTTTTCAACTAAATATCCAACTTTAGACGGCCATGGAAATTTTGGATCAGTGGATAATGATCCACCAGCAGCAATGAGATACACTGAGACCAGATTGGCTCCGATAGCCCACGAAGGATTTCTTGAAGAAATTGGATCAGCAACAGTAAATTTCTCTAATAACTTTGACGGATCACAAAAAGAACCAGATGTGCTCCCAGCCCAACTTCCATTTTTATTATTAAACGGATCATCCGGTATTGCGGTTGGAATGGCCACAAACATTCCCCCTCACAATATAGGAGAAATAGTAGATGGTTTAATTGCTTTAGTAGAAAATAAAGATGTAAGTGATAAAAAACTTTCTAACATTATTAAAGGTCCTGATTTCCCTACAGGTGGAGAATTAATTTGTAATCAATCTATAGAGGAACTTTATAAAACAGGAAAAGGATCAATATCGATAAGAGGAGTTATCAATAAAGAAGAAATAAATTTAGGCAAAGGTAAACATAAAAAAAATGCATTAATCATTACAGAACTTCCTTATCAAATTAGTAAAGCAGGTTGGATTGAAAAACTAGCGGAACTTATTAATTCACACAAAATAAATGGAATATCTGATATTAGGGATGAGAGCGATAGAGATGGAATGAGAATTGTAATAGAGTTAAAAAAAGATTCTAACGCTGAAATTGTAATTTCTAATTTATACAAAAAAACAACTCTACAAACAAACTTTGGTGCAATATTTTTAGCTTTAATTAAAGGAAAGCCTGTCCAACTAAACTTAAAGCAATATCTCAACTATTTTCTTGAATTTCGAGAAGAAACAATTAGAAAAAGAACTAATTATTTTCTAAAAAATACTCTTGAAAAACTAGAAATATTAGAAGGTTTATCTAAAGCTACAAAAGACATAAAAAAAATAATTGATATTATTGAAGACTCAGAAAATTCTGCGGAAGCTAAATCAAAACTAATTGATAACTTTTTCTTAACTGAAAAACAAGCAAATTCTGTTTTAGATATGCCATTAAAAAAATTAACAAATCTAGAAAGAAATCAAATAGAAGACGATATCAAAAAATTACTAGAAAAAAAGAATTATTATCAAACATTATTGAATAAAAGAAAATTATTACTTGAATTACTGATAGAAGAATTATTAAAATTAAAGAAAAAATATAATGTCAAAAGAAAAACAAAATTACTTAAAAATATTAATCAGAATGAAGAATTGGAAACACTTAATAATCAGATATTAGAAGAGTATATAAATAAAAAAACTAAATTATACATAGACAATAGACTATATTTAAGGAAAATGAATTTACTTAATTACAAGAAATCATTTGAAGATGGAAATAAAATTATAGAAAATAAAAACATACAAAAATTTATTTGTAATATTGATAAAAATATAAAAATAATTGGTATTACTTACTCTGGAAAAGTTTTTAAAATTGATTGGGAGTCAAATATAAATAATGACTATAAATTAGATAATAAAATCCTTGGAAATATAAATTCTAATGAAATAATAAATTTTCATTTAATTAAAAAAGGGATTAAAAATTATATATGTATCTTAAATTCAGATGGAAGATTTAAAAAAGTTTTATTTGATGAGGATATGATTAAAAGTAATCGATCTTTCGCAATTACAAAATTAAAAAATAATATAAAGACAATTGATTCATTTATTTCTAATGAAGAAAAAAATTTAATGATATTAACCTCAATAGGAAGAATTTTTAAATTTAATTTATCAAATCAATTTTTAACGCCAACTACTAAACAATCTCAAGGATTAATGCTTGCAAAACTTTTGCCAACTGAAAAAATTGTTTCTTGTTGTCCATTCCAAAATGGAGAAAATATTTATTTAGTTTCTATGCAAGGAACAATCTTTTGTATAAATAGTAATGAGATTTATTACGCAAATGAATACAGTTTGGGATATTTAAATGAAAAAATCCAACTTAAAAACGATTACTTCCTCAAAATATTACCAAGTAACCATTACCTGGATATTGAAACTAATAAAAATAAATCGGCTAGATTAGATTTTAATAAACTCAATTTCAAATCTAATAGAACAAATTTTTTAATTGACTTTTTAAGATTAGACAAAGACGAACATCTTGAAAATTGTTTTAGACTTGAACACTTTATCGACTAA